The DNA sequence GTTTTTGTAGCTGATAATAGTAAATGGTGTCGTGGGTTTAGAGCAGGATCCAAATTATTATCTGCCGCTGTTACGTTAGATCTATTATCATCTATTTTAAGATTAgtacaatatttatatgccTACTTTTATATGAGCATGAGATGGTGGGCAAGATACCAACAAACCAAATCTGATTGGACCCTCTTACATTTTGGAAGTATAGTACATAGTTTTGCTTTGTTCATTTATGGAGCTGCCTTCTTCTATATGGAAGCTTATCATGATGAAGGAACCTACGAAGAATTAGCTTGGTCTAACTTGACCCTCTTCAAATTGGCAGGTTTAGCAGGTGCGtgcaaaataaaataaaacaaaataaaaaataaattaatatatatatatatatatatatattaatatattttaatgtattttatgtgtatataatgtTTATTGGATTATTTGTGCAAAGTTTTTTTATTACCTGTATAAAGTCATGTGATTGCCTGTGCAAAGTCATGTGATTGCCTGTACAAAGTCATGTGATTACCTGTACAAAGTCATGTGATTACCTGTACAAGTCATGTTGCATATATGATAACAATGCGGAATAAGATATAATTGAGAAAATATAGCATAAtatcaaaaagaaaaatatatatatgcatgtatatatgtttggTGATACTTTACATTAtgagttatatattttattattattttatttttatttttattttattttatttttatttcactttatataattttttcctcCTGATTAGAACTAATTATGGTGTTTTCCGGATTCGGAGCCTTTTTTTCCATCTTATTATTGGGAGCCATCGTTTGTGCAACTGTGTGGGCCTTTTCCTTCGAGCCTTTATTGGAGAAATGGTCCCCCGAATTACATAGCCGAGATATTAATGCTGATGTATTACCAGAAATAAAACATGAAGATGAACAATGTGCATATAATGAGgagaatatatatgaaccATATAGTGTAAATCCTGATAATGTAGAATATGGCGAAGAGATGGTAGCAAAGaatatgaatgaaaaatatattgatggAAATACTTATGATTCGAATATATATTCAGCAAATAATGGAATTCCAACAACTTATGATTATACTCAAATCGAAGGtcaattaaaaaagaatgttGAAATGGGAGTAacagaaaataattatattaagaCAGCTCAATATTGAAAGGGACaataaataagtaaatatatacatatgtatatatatatatatatataatagtaacttttactttatatatacctaagacacacacatatatatatatatatatatatatatataattaatatgtcttattgttcatataaattatttcttcAGATATTAAATATCCAATCAAAATATCAAACTAATAAAAGAAACaagtatatttattatgacaTTTTAATGTGctgacatatatatttttttgcaatatatatatatatatatatatatatatatatatatatatatttatttatttatttatatatttatatatgaatgttCATAATTGCATTTAATTacacttttcttttttttttttcttttttttttaatggtatttaaattaatatttataaatggatggaaaaaaaaaaaaaaaaaataataataataattttatatattttatatgtccGTTACATTTACTACATATACcaaaggaaaaataaaaataaaataaaataaaaataaaataaaaataaaataaaataaaaataaaataaaaataaaataaaaataaaaataaaataaaaataaaataaaaataaaaataaaaacttatTTTGCTCTTTATAgttttttttacaatatacataaatgtatatattatatattatatattatatacatctacatatatatatatatatatatatatatatatatatatatatatataacccttttattttgttatgtaAAAACCAAATTTCACCATGTACatattgataaatatattgttatgtacaaaataaaaattgtttATTCTATACAACATGAACATATACTTTCTTCttgtttttaatattatgtttatattaaaCATTGATATTGTGTGTCCCTATCATTTTGTCGAATTTGTATTCAGACATATGGAATGTTTtaataaggaaaaatataaatattataatatatgtgcatcaaatatttaattttacggGTAtgttgtttttaaaaaagggaaaagatattattttttcttttgaatgACAGTGggtttataaaataaaaaaaaaaatataaaaaaaaaaaaaaaaaataaaaataaaaaaaaaaaaaattaaacaaataaataaatatacatacatatatatctatctatctatatatatatatattcacccATGTGGatattattactaccatTTGTGTGTTAAAATAAGCATGTATTATTCGTAAAACTATAtgtatcattttatttcGACATTTATAGGAAGATGTTCAGGTGTTAAAAATTTGTCCTCTTCCTCTTCCTCTTCTTCTGCTTCTTCTTCTGCTTCTTCTTCTGCTTCTTGTTCGTTAAGGTTCTCTGTTACATCTTCGTATTCTCCTTCcttatcatttaatttttcatttttttcatcttccATGTTTATATGATGTTCCACATTTATATCTTCGTCATTTTCTACTACACCTTTGTTGAGgagacttttttttttttcaacattTTTGTCCATCTGTATCATAagattataaagaaaatcgCAATCAGTTGtgaattctttatttttaacgATTGTATAAagatctatatattttaaaataaaaagtttgGATAACCTAAATTTGAATACTGggttatttttacttttttcattttcttctattTCATTTATTGGATCATTgtcaatatttattttttttttataatcatctAATTTATCTATAAGTTTTTCAataagaatttttttattactatcattttttttttcgtccGTTAATGAATCACTTTCATCTAGTTCCCAGAATTCTGCTTCTcttcttaaatatattttattaatttctaaTAAGAAGTTATTTATATggaatatatcattattatatgacGACTGGTCATTAttagtattaataatattattatcatcatgttGTTGAATATTATCCTGTTCcttattatgtattatattattattattattacataaattCATTGTTATatccttattatttatttgttccatatttttgtttttgtttttgtttttgttcttgtttttatttttattattacaataaaatggtttcatttttttgtttaggAGTTCAAAGTTTTGTATGATATTTATAAGCGTTTGTACAGGTGATTGATTatctgtttttttatttttttttggaatgtTTGGTAGATAGGACACTTCATTTGTATATACAGTTTTGTcttgattattattagatTTGGAAGATTCATCGGTATGAAGATTCTCATTCATATGATTACTTGtttgattattatatgtgttaTTATTTGTTGTTTGGTTTATGTCATAATTTTGTTCCTTGATGTTTTCATCAAtacatttaaatttaaaggatatatcataatcatctttattatattttgcaACATTTAATTGTTTTTTCCATACATACCAAGAATATTCCTTTGCCAACATAAAATTATGATTACTATTTATAAATCCGtctaaataatttaataattctttaacAAAAGtgaacataatttttttaattttttcctttattacaaatttatcatcattttctttacaaaattttatatcttttgttTTGTTGTGAAGAATATTTTGATTTACGGACATATTTCGATTATTGCtgttatctttattttttacattttctttaaaattaGTACTATTACTATCTaccacattattattactgttCATAtgattgttcatattattgttcatattattgttcatattattgttcatattattaacattgtTGTTATTGTTGCTTGTACCTGTTGTCAGTATGCTGCTCTTCCCgctttctttatttttaatattttctcttATACTTTTTTGATGACCTCTTGTCATGAGACCATTCAAGtgattattaattttttctggGTCCCCCAATTCATggtcatcatttttatcatactCTACAAAGAAGAGAAAAGAAGATCTTGGAGATATAATAGCTGGATCGTTCTTTTTTACACCATtgtcattattgttattattattgttgttattattattgttgttattattatttttgttgttattattatttttgttgttattattatttttgttgttattattatccaaTTCATTGTCGTCTTTAACACATATTTGAAGTT is a window from the Plasmodium falciparum 3D7 genome assembly, chromosome: 4 genome containing:
- a CDS encoding glideosome associated protein with multiple membrane spans 2; amino-acid sequence: MGSYGMDVDDAYLHQGQYAAPYDNQYQQDDDTPSPRGENHTPFVGYFSSHLLRTGFFLQCVSLVLMFVFYWAFGGTGIFIFDLYAGPECVKVSSTFHLTISILMALYLLGTLYIAMFQVFVADNSKWCRGFRAGSKLLSAAVTLDLLSSILRLVQYLYAYFYMSMRWWARYQQTKSDWTLLHFGSIVHSFALFIYGAAFFYMEAYHDEGTYEELAWSNLTLFKLAGLAELIMVFSGFGAFFSILLLGAIVCATVWAFSFEPLLEKWSPELHSRDINADVLPEIKHEDEQCAYNEENIYEPYSVNPDNVEYGEEMVAKNMNEKYIDGNTYDSNIYSANNGIPTTYDYTQIEGQLKKNVEMGVTENNYIKTAQY